One segment of Ipomoea triloba cultivar NCNSP0323 chromosome 12, ASM357664v1 DNA contains the following:
- the LOC115998569 gene encoding protein trichome birefringence-like 23 has protein sequence MVVSWKSWWRSLNKQGLLVLKFGLSVLVVSLAFRILFSGTTRILEIPETKTTFLGHSLASPLPLHLRLPQTVDHDFPQEKAETCDLFVGDWIHNPDGPSYTNETCSFIGGHQNCMKNGRPDTDFLYWRWKPRDCNLPRFKPKKFLELMRDKTWALIGDSISRNHVQSILCMLSKVEEPIEVYHDEEYRSKRWIFPVFNFTVSVIWSPFLAEAAIFEDYNGVSTSEIQLHLDRLDRNWTQHFDSFDYMMFSSGEWFVKSTIYFENDTALGCHNCPKRNLTQLGFNYAYREVLRHVFSFILSSNHRGTIFFRTSTPDHFENGEWHSGGSCRRTEPAKEGEFQLTEINKILRRIELQEFEEALANAGEKRVKLKLFDVNPLSLLRPDGHPGPYRFFQPFAKDKNESVGNDCLHWCLPGPIDSWNDLVMEMVVRGGEDQFGAAIDVS, from the exons ATGGTGGTGTCTTGGAAGTCCTGGTGGAGGTCTCTGAACAAGCAGGGTCTCTTGGTTTTGAAGTTTGGGCTCTCTGTTCTGGTGGTGAGTCTTGCTTTTAGGATACTTTTTTCTGGAACCACTCGGATTCTTGAAATCCCTGAGACTAAAACCACATTTCTTGGTCACTCTTTGGCTTCACCACTGCCTCTTCATCTTCGGTTGCCCCAAACTGTTGATCATGATTTCCCTCAAG agaAGGCAGAGACGTGTGATCTCTTTGTTGGAGATTGGATTCATAATCCTGACGGTCCTTCTTACACAAATGAGACATGCAGTTTCATTGGAGGCCATCAAAATTGTATGAAGAATGGTCGACCAGATACCGACTTTCTTTACTGGAGATGGAAGCCACGCGATTGCAACCTGCCTCGCTTCAAGCCAAAGAAGTTTCTTGAGTTAATGAGGGACAAAACCTGGGCATTAATAGGTGATTCAATATCCAGGAACCATGTTCAATCCATTCTTTGCATGCTCTCGAAG GTGGAAGAACCTATTGAAGTGTACCATGATGAGGAATACAGATCCAAAAGATGGATCTTCCCTGTGTTCAACTTCACTGTTTCAGTCATTTGGTCCCCATTTCTGGCAGAAGCAGCCATTTTTGAGGACTACAATGGGGTTTCCACGTCAGAAATCCAGCTGCATCTCGACAGGCTTGACAGGAACTGGACTCAGCATTTTGACAGCTTCGACTACATGATGTTTTCCAGCGGCGAATGGTTTGTAAAATCAACAATCTATTTCGAAAACGATACAGCATTGGGCTGCCACAACTGCCCCAAAAGGAACTTGACACAGCTCGGGTTCAACTATGCTTACAGAGAAGTTCTCAGGCACGTTTTCAGCTTCATCCTATCGTCAAACCACCGAGGGACGATCTTCTTCAGGACTTCCACACCGGACCATTTCGAGAACGGTGAGTGGCATAGCGGAGGGAGCTGCAGAAGAACAGAACCTGCAAAGGAAGGCGAGTTTCAGTTAACCGAGATCAACAAGATTCTGCGCCGTATTGAGCTGCAAGAATTTGAGGAGGCTTTGGCGAATGCGGGTGAAAAGAGGGTGAAGCTTAAACTGTTTGATGTGAACCCGCTTTCGCTGTTGAGGCCTGATGGTCATCCCGGGCCTTATAGATTCTTCCAACCATTCGCGAAAGACAAGAATGAGAGTGTTGGTAATGACTGTTTACATTGGTGTTTGCCTGGGCCGATAGATTCCTGGAATGATTTGGTAATGGAGATGGTTGTCCGTGGTGGGGAGGATCAGTTTGGTGCTGCCATTGATGTTTCTTGA